GCCCCCGCGGCTGCGACAGCACCCGCCGTGAATCTCGATGCGATCACGGGTTTCGGCACCCGACTCGACCTGGCCCGCCACGGCATCTCAACCATCGTGTGGTGCACCGGATTCCGCCCGGACTATCGGATCCTGCCTGCCCAGGCGCTCGACGAGAACGGGGCACCACTTCAGCGGGGCGGCATCCTGGGCGCCCTGCCCGGCCTGTACTACGCGGGTCTGCCCGACGGTAACTCGCTGGCCCGGACCGGCCTGGCCGCAGTCGCGGACAACGGCCGGTTCATCGCGGGCCAGATCCATGCCGATCACGTCATGCGGACGAAGTCGTCGGAATCCCTGATCGCAGCGGTGTGAGGCGCAGCGATGCCCCCGTAGAGTTCGAAACATGAGCGCCAATTCCAAGTGGACCGAGGCCGATGTCCCCGATCAGTCCGGCCGGATCGCGATCGTCACCGGCTCCAACACCGGCCTGGGGTATGAGACCGCCCGCGTGCTCGCCGCCAAGGGCGCGCATGTCGTCGTCGCGGTGCGCAATCTGGACAAGGGCCGTCAGGCCGTCGACCGGATCACCGCCGCCGTGCCGAAGGCTGATCTCAAGCTGCAGCAGCTCGATGTAGGCTCGCTGGATTCGGTCCGTACCGCGGCCGACGAACTCAAGGCCGCGTATCCGCGGATCGATCTGCTGATCAACAACGCCGGAGTCATGTACCCGCCCAAGCAGACCACGGTCGATGGCTTCGAGCTGCAGTTCGGCACCAACCATCTCGGCGCCTTCGCGCTGACCGGACTGCTGCTCGACCATCTGCTGCCGGTCGACGGGTCGCGCGTCGTCGCGGTCGCCAGTGTCGCGCACCGCATCCAGGCCGCCATCCACTTCGACGACCTGCAGTGGGAACGCAGCTACAACCGGGTCGCCGCGTACGGGCAGTCCAAGCTGTCGAACCTGTTGTTCACCTATGAGCTCCAGCGTCGTCTCGCCGCCAAGAACGAGCCGACGATCGCGGTGGCCGCCCATCCTGGGGTCTCGACCACCGAGCTCACCCGCCACATCCCCGGCGCCGGGCTGCCGGGCGTCAACCAACTCGGCAGCCTGCTCGTCAACAGCGCACAGAAGGGTGCGCTTGCCACGCTGCGGGCCGCCACCGACCCCGACGTGCACGGCGGCCAGTACTACGGACCCGACGGCTTCCGGGAGGTGCGCGGCTACCCCAAGCTCGTGAGCTCCAGCAAGCAGTCGCATGACGAGGAGCTGCAGCGCCGGCTCTGGACGGTGTCCGAAGAGCTCACCGGCGTCAGCTTCCCGGTGTGATGATGCGTAGCGTCGAAGAACACCAGAAAGTGGTCGCCGGGCTGATCAAAGCCCGTACACCACAAGCTCTTCCGTTGAACGGCACGCTCGGACTCATGCTGGCCGCCGACGTGGTCGCCCCGTTGTCCCTGCCCGGCTTCGACAACTCGGCGATGGACGGGTACGCCGTGGTCGCCGACGACGTCGCCGGTGCCACCGACGATGCGCCGGTGCGACTGCCGGTCGCCGAGGACATCCCGGCCGGCCGCACCGACCCGCTGACGCTGCAGCCGGGCACCGCGCACCGAATCATGACCGGGGCTCCCCTGCCGTCCGGAGCCACCGCGGTCGTCCCGGTCGAGGCCACCGACGGGGCGACGGACACGGTCACCATCCGTGCCGCCGCCCGCCCGGGCCAGCACGTGCGCCGCGCCGGTGAGGATGTCACCGCCGGCACCACGGTGCTGCGTGCCGGTCAGGTGGTCAGCCCGGCCGCCCTCGGGTTGGCCGCGGCGCTGGGCCTGGCGACGTTGCCCGTGGTGCCGCCGCAGCGCGTCATGGTGATGTCCACCGGCACCGAGCTCGTGGCCCCGGGCACCGAGCTGCAGC
This genomic window from Mycolicibacterium neworleansense contains:
- a CDS encoding SDR family NAD(P)-dependent oxidoreductase, producing the protein MSANSKWTEADVPDQSGRIAIVTGSNTGLGYETARVLAAKGAHVVVAVRNLDKGRQAVDRITAAVPKADLKLQQLDVGSLDSVRTAADELKAAYPRIDLLINNAGVMYPPKQTTVDGFELQFGTNHLGAFALTGLLLDHLLPVDGSRVVAVASVAHRIQAAIHFDDLQWERSYNRVAAYGQSKLSNLLFTYELQRRLAAKNEPTIAVAAHPGVSTTELTRHIPGAGLPGVNQLGSLLVNSAQKGALATLRAATDPDVHGGQYYGPDGFREVRGYPKLVSSSKQSHDEELQRRLWTVSEELTGVSFPV